The DNA sequence GGCTTTCTCTTCTGAAAAAACTTAGTTTTAATTCTTTAAATCCTTTCATTACATCATCTACAAATTTGTAATAATTCTCATTATACCCTCTTAATTGCGCTACTTGTTTTGACATGGATTTCATGACCATAAAATAACATCCGGCAACCAGCACAATAAGAGCGATCACAATTAAGGCAGAAAGTGTGGAGAGCGTAAACATATACACCAAACACAACACCAGCATTAATAACGAATTTACCGTGTGGGTTACCGTATAAGGCAGAAACGAAAAAGTACGCAAATCTTCAACTGCGGTAAAAAAACGCTGAGAACCCAGTTTCTCAAGTCTTTGCAATGGCGCTTTTAGTATCTGCGAAAAAATATGTTTTTCGTTGTCATAAAGCAGTTTAAAGGAAAATTTATTGAGTTTTTTTTGAAAAATAACATTCAATAAATAACTGTAGACTATTATAGAGACAAAAACGATTCCCATATAATTTTTAAGGAAACGCTCATTTCCAGCCAATATGTTATTAATAATATAGACTATACCAAAACTTAAAACGGTATTTGGAATGGCATACAGTAGAAGATAAACTATTTCTTTAGGTTTTAATTTTAACATTTTTAAAGTTGTTTTAATCTTAATTATTACATTTTTAACTGCTCACTATTGACGCATTTTAATAGTATGCCTGCTATTTCATCGGGATACTCGTGTATAAAAAAATGGTTTCCCGGTAATACTTGACTTTTAAAGTCGGCATTGGTGTAATTTTTCCAATTGTCGATGAGATGAGCCTTTTTTTCGCTATCCCCCATTATGGCATGTATCGGGCAATCTATTTTAATGTTTTGCTTTATAAATCCACCTTTTTCCAACACTTGAAAGTCTGCTCTGATAATAGGACCAAAGAAATCAAACAACTCTTTGTTTTCCAGCACTTCCTCAGGAATGCCGCCCAATTCTCTAAGCACCGATTTAAATTCGTCATCCGGCAAGCTGTAGCGGTCTCTTTTTATTTCGGCTCCCTCTTCATCAAATACTTTTAATCCCGGTCCGGCATTACCGGTGGCCACAAATTGTAATGGAGCATCATTTTCCTGTTCCATTTCTTTTACGACTGAGAATCCCAATGTGGCTCCCATACTGTGTCCGAAAATGATGTACGGTTCGTTATTTCTTAATTTTTTTATTTGCTTTACGTAATCCTGTATCGCTTCTTTTTTATTTAATAACAGATCCTCATTATATCTTTTACCCCTGCCAGGGAGTTCTAAAGCGTAAACGCTGATCTCTTTGTCCTTTAATTTTTTTTTCAAAAAATCATAGGAGTAACAATTTCCTCCGGCAAAATGGAGTAAAAATAATTGCATATCGTTATTTTATATAGTTTAAGGAAACAGCTTCCTTGTTTCTAAAAATTAAAATTATCTGGCTCTGTCACTCTCAGCTTCTCCTGACGAAGTGTTATCGTAATTAACCTTTTTCAACTTCCCAAAATTGTAGGTTAGTATTAGTCTGTAATAGTCTGTATTAAACGTTCTGTCAAATTCTACAACAGTTTTACCCACCTCGTAATTTCCAGCCGATTTATCTTTATGAAAAATATCGTTGGCCATCAGTTTTACTTTTAAAGCTTGATTGAGGAAATTTTTTTCTACGCCCAAAGTAATTACGGAACGATTTTTTCGGTAATAGAGACCATCGTTTTTATCTCCTAAATACCAGCCTAATAACTGTATTTTAAGTACTTTTTTAATATCAAATTGATTACTGGAATAAAAATAGTAGAGCGGTTTACTCTCTTTTAAACTAAAAACGACATTATCGGATGCTAGCTTGTCATAGCTCACATTGACCGTATTCATAGAGGTCCACCAATCATTACTGTAGGGAATAGAAACGGATGCAAAATAGGAATTAAGCGTAGATAGGTTTACCGTTTGTAACACATATGAATTAGGGTTACGTCCTTCTAATGCTACTGCTGAAATTGGATTTACGGTATAGTTGTACCCTGCTTTAAAATTATATTTACTTACTGAAGCCGACATTTCAAACGAATGCGTTCTCTCGGGTTTTAAATATGGATTCCCTTCAATGGTTGTAAAAGCGTCCTGATAAATAATCGAGGGATTTAATGCCTGATATCTTGGTCTTGTTATTCTGGAAGAGTAAGAGGCTCTTAATTGTACTTTATCGGACACTTTCATGTTTAAATAGGCACTTGGAAACAGGTACACATAATCTTCCTCTTTTTGAATAATGGTATTCAAATCATATTTAGTGTACTCACTTCTTAATCCGGCACCGTAATTTGTTTTTTCATTAATTTCTCCGCTAAAATTTACGTAAGCAGCTGTAATTATCTCTTCGTATTTAAAATCATTTGATAGTTCATCGTCAGGAGCAAAGGGATCACCGTTTTCAGAAACATAAAAATCCGAAACAGATTTGTTTCCTACGTTACTGAATTTTGCTCCGAAGTCCAATTTACTTTTAGTGTTAAATGCTTTTGTATAGTCAACTTGAGTACTAAAGACATTAATTTTATGGTTTATTTTATTGTTTAAGCTTCTATAGGATTGCTGACCGTTCAGGATGTTATTTTCATTAATAAAATCGTCCGTTTCAGAATCAAAAAGAGAGTATTGCATCCCGGCAAAAAACGAAGTTCCCAAACTGTCTATTTTTGCATTGTAATTGGCAGAAATAGAATTGTTAACGGTCATAACGTCATTATCAATTTTACTTTTAAAATTACCGTCTGTTGTATTAGAAGTGATACCGTTTTGGCTTTTGGTAGTTCCGCCCAAACTGTTTGAATATCCGCTGTACTCAACCGAGACATATTGTTTTTCATTAAAATCATATTGTCCTCCAAGCGTATAGTTCGAGAAATTCTTATATTCTCTTTCCCAATCTGTTTCTAATTTTGATTTAAAATTGTCTATTTCTTTCGGTCTTTCTCTGCTTGTATGTAAAACTTCTCTGGTTTCTCCAAGTAACAAACCATAAGCTCCCACTAAGGATAATTTATTTTTTTTGTAATTCAGATTCAGATTCGTGTTTGAACTTGGAGAAGAAAAATCCGATACGGTATAATACTGATTGACTGAACCTTTGTATCCCTCCTCAAAATTGGCTACCGTAATGACATTGATAACTGCTTTACCTTCGGCATCGTATTTTGAAGAAGGATTAGATATAATTTCTATTTTCTTTATTTGAGCGGCAGAAATAGCAGCCAATCGTTCACCGGTTATTTGTACCCCGTTCAGATAAATAATGGCTTCCCCTTTTCCAAAAACAGATACTCCATTTTCAGCGACAATAACATTAGGCGATCTCGAAAGAATTTCGTTTACTGAGGTACTTGTTGCCAAAATAGTATTGGCGACATTTACTTCTACTGTCCCATTTGATTTATTCCTAAATAAAGGAGCTTTTGAAACCACTCTTACTTCATCCAGATCAACAGTCGCACTGCGAATCATGATTTTACCCAAATCAATTTTTGAATTCGCACCGTATTTTACATGAAAGATGGTATCCTTAAATTTTAGTGAAGTAAGCTTTATTAAAACTTCATCATGGTTTAAATCTGACAATGCAAAAGGCTCGTCAAAAAAACTAACTCCTTTGATAAAACTTGAGTCTTTAACAGCTAATGCGACGGCATTTCCCATTAACAATTCATTTTTAGAATTTACGACCTTTCCCGTTATGGTATTAATTGTCTGAGCACTTACTAGCGTTGAAATTAATAATAGTTTAATTATCAATATTTTTAATAAATCTTTTTGTTTCATTTTTATTTACAATGTTTATGCAGTTGTATTATTCTATAATTAAATTCTCTTCGAAAGTGAAGAATTGATTTTTCATACCCTCTTTTATGATATTCCCGAGATACTTTTCTCTGTCGTATTGTATTGTTAACTGCAGTTTGTTAAGGTATTCCCTCGTTGCTGCCGAAAAAACAACAAAGTCATTTTCGTTTTTGTCGTACGCTCCGTATTTATTATGTCCGATAGTAAAATCTTTGGAATCTTTTTTAGTTTCTTCGATATAATCTCTAAACGTTTCGTCATCTAATTTTGTAAAATATACTTTGTTTGTTTCGAAAGCGTTAATTACATTCTCTATAGTGAATTCATTCTCATAATTTAAATGAAAAGTATCCAGAATTTGATTTTCAACAAGGGAAAGTTGGCAAATAACACGAGCCAAAACGTCTACAGGAATCAATTTTATGTTGGCCTCTGATTTCAAAAATTCATCAGAATAACTTGCAATTTTAGAAAGTGTCAGTAATTTTAAATACATGAGGTTTTTATTCATATCTCCCTGTAAAACACCATTGACATAGTCTCCTCCTACATTCGAAAGACGAAAGACGTTTGTCTTAATTGAACTCTCATTATTTCTGATATATCCTTCAGCCATCAGTTTAGAGCCCATATGAATAAAATGAGTCGTATCTTGCCCTAAGTTTACATCCGTTTCATAAAATGCTTTTATTTCTTCAGGCATTGATTTTCCAACTATTCCAATTGTAGAAACATAATTAAAGTATTTTATATTATTTGAAACCGACCAATCAAAGATGTTTTTTGTACCTAAGTAATTTATATGTTCTTCGAGATTTGGCTTTCCAACAAAAGAAGGGGTTCCTGCTACGTGGTATACTGCATCTAATTCTTTCAATAAAGAGATTCCTTCTGCATTAAGCATCAAATCTTTTTGACTTAGGTCACCAACTACGACCTTGATTCTTCCATGGTTATTTATATTGAAATTCTTTTCGAATACCTTCCAAAATCTGTCATTCGCTTGTTTAATATCTGCCCCTCTGACTAAACATATTATGTTAAAATCAGTAGTTTCTAATAGCTCTTTGGCTAAATATGACCCCACCTGTCCTGTAGCTCCGGTAATTAAAACATTTTTACAGTCAATTTTTTTAGGCACTTCGCTCTTTTGTATCTCATTGATCAAAGAGTCATATTCTTCCTGTCTTATTTTTTGAGGTTTTATAAACTTCTTTTCATCACTTTTTTCAAGAACCACTAGTTCATTCATTCTTTCAAATAGTACTTCTGCAATCTTTTTTACAGTTGAAAAACTAAATATTTCCTCGTAATTAATATAAGCTTTCTTGAATTCTTTTTCGAGTTCTGCTAACATATCCAATCCGGTCAAAGAGTCACCTCCTAAATTGAAGAAATCATCATTTTCATTTATTTCATCTTCTATTTCCAAAATGGTTTTCCATATTGCCTTTATCTTACTTTGTAGTTCTAAAAGACTGTATTGATTCGTTTTTATCTGTTTCTCTACTAATTCTTTTTTCTCAACTGCATCTTTTTCAACACTAATTACAGGCATTGTATTTTTAGGCCAAAATCTTTTCGTTTTATAAATTGGTAAATGAAAATCGTGCAAAAACACAGATGGGTTTTTAGTTTTTAATGGGTTTTTATCTGCTCTTAACAAACTCTCATACAAGACAAATCGATCTTTTTTATTTAATCTTCCCTTTATATATGCTACCTCTTTCTTATTTTCAAATTTTAAAAAATGATCCTCTTTACAGAAATTAATAATTATCACTTTTTCTTCTCCATGATTCTTAGAAATATATTCATTGAATCCTGCATAATTGAAATCATTCTCATTCTCCTTTATTAGATTT is a window from the Flavobacterium cupriresistens genome containing:
- a CDS encoding thioesterase II family protein is translated as MQLFLLHFAGGNCYSYDFLKKKLKDKEISVYALELPGRGKRYNEDLLLNKKEAIQDYVKQIKKLRNNEPYIIFGHSMGATLGFSVVKEMEQENDAPLQFVATGNAGPGLKVFDEEGAEIKRDRYSLPDDEFKSVLRELGGIPEEVLENKELFDFFGPIIRADFQVLEKGGFIKQNIKIDCPIHAIMGDSEKKAHLIDNWKNYTNADFKSQVLPGNHFFIHEYPDEIAGILLKCVNSEQLKM
- a CDS encoding outer membrane beta-barrel family protein, with amino-acid sequence MKQKDLLKILIIKLLLISTLVSAQTINTITGKVVNSKNELLMGNAVALAVKDSSFIKGVSFFDEPFALSDLNHDEVLIKLTSLKFKDTIFHVKYGANSKIDLGKIMIRSATVDLDEVRVVSKAPLFRNKSNGTVEVNVANTILATSTSVNEILSRSPNVIVAENGVSVFGKGEAIIYLNGVQITGERLAAISAAQIKKIEIISNPSSKYDAEGKAVINVITVANFEEGYKGSVNQYYTVSDFSSPSSNTNLNLNYKKNKLSLVGAYGLLLGETREVLHTSRERPKEIDNFKSKLETDWEREYKNFSNYTLGGQYDFNEKQYVSVEYSGYSNSLGGTTKSQNGITSNTTDGNFKSKIDNDVMTVNNSISANYNAKIDSLGTSFFAGMQYSLFDSETDDFINENNILNGQQSYRSLNNKINHKINVFSTQVDYTKAFNTKSKLDFGAKFSNVGNKSVSDFYVSENGDPFAPDDELSNDFKYEEIITAAYVNFSGEINEKTNYGAGLRSEYTKYDLNTIIQKEEDYVYLFPSAYLNMKVSDKVQLRASYSSRITRPRYQALNPSIIYQDAFTTIEGNPYLKPERTHSFEMSASVSKYNFKAGYNYTVNPISAVALEGRNPNSYVLQTVNLSTLNSYFASVSIPYSNDWWTSMNTVNVSYDKLASDNVVFSLKESKPLYYFYSSNQFDIKKVLKIQLLGWYLGDKNDGLYYRKNRSVITLGVEKNFLNQALKVKLMANDIFHKDKSAGNYEVGKTVVEFDRTFNTDYYRLILTYNFGKLKKVNYDNTSSGEAESDRAR
- a CDS encoding beta-ketoacyl synthase N-terminal-like domain-containing protein; amino-acid sequence: MNKSIAVIGISFELPGIKNWSELSQSLKNKETSIGALSSERLQDIHNQFGPVEMGIGSFLKRIDLFDNEYFNVTEREATKMFPEHRFFMSYALRAFYDAGYTENDIKQSNTGIFFSTASSQYTNFLGGQYDFFDALPGIEATRLANFLDLRGPVVSVNTTCSSSLVSIHNACSALKQEECNMAIVGGVKLGAISKERAENFVVISNKGECRPFDKDADGMLNGEGIIFMVLKRLEDAEKDKDTIYATIEGSAINHGGARISSLTAPSVEAQKDVIIKAWENANINPEDIKFIEAHGTGTILGDPIEFSGINEAFTEKEIVESNCKISSIKAQIGHLDTMSGMAGLLRLIVALNSKIIPAQANFTTPNEHIDEEDSVIKVQRESEYWESNNGKRIGGVSSYGLTGTNIHMVLSHQEKNPLPVSNSQINFIQLSENTKPRLEDLKRYIVEHLENNKEVNLSSFSTKINGIYKNAKYKTALTFSNTAELIAKLNSPEESAVTSKSTYMLLDLELISYDIETVNEILEENILIKSSWDKYVGKQHLPETLQESKTISVLFQYVLYKYLLAVLENNVRVISKKGDGIIQKMLNNELSPQAIIENPNLIKENENDFNYAGFNEYISKNHGEEKVIIINFCKEDHFLKFENKKEVAYIKGRLNKKDRFVLYESLLRADKNPLKTKNPSVFLHDFHLPIYKTKRFWPKNTMPVISVEKDAVEKKELVEKQIKTNQYSLLELQSKIKAIWKTILEIEDEINENDDFFNLGGDSLTGLDMLAELEKEFKKAYINYEEIFSFSTVKKIAEVLFERMNELVVLEKSDEKKFIKPQKIRQEEYDSLINEIQKSEVPKKIDCKNVLITGATGQVGSYLAKELLETTDFNIICLVRGADIKQANDRFWKVFEKNFNINNHGRIKVVVGDLSQKDLMLNAEGISLLKELDAVYHVAGTPSFVGKPNLEEHINYLGTKNIFDWSVSNNIKYFNYVSTIGIVGKSMPEEIKAFYETDVNLGQDTTHFIHMGSKLMAEGYIRNNESSIKTNVFRLSNVGGDYVNGVLQGDMNKNLMYLKLLTLSKIASYSDEFLKSEANIKLIPVDVLARVICQLSLVENQILDTFHLNYENEFTIENVINAFETNKVYFTKLDDETFRDYIEETKKDSKDFTIGHNKYGAYDKNENDFVVFSAATREYLNKLQLTIQYDREKYLGNIIKEGMKNQFFTFEENLIIE